A single Brassica rapa cultivar Chiifu-401-42 chromosome A04, CAAS_Brap_v3.01, whole genome shotgun sequence DNA region contains:
- the LOC103862745 gene encoding uncharacterized protein LOC103862745, translating to MSIGMRPRQAKLIVSFMFWGFLVLSSATEDLVVITQCKNQCKHDLHNMKECEDRCHKKMMMMMDQRWPQRRGFDGVDDEALQTKCNRKCTSSYTPRKRCISQCFRSMVGKKIMDNEVICESSCTILQEKPLIVRCTRVCQESTPGAVGLVLLEKENL from the coding sequence ATGAGTATAGGCATGAGACCAAGACAAGCGAAGTTAATAGTCAGCTTTATGTTTTGGGGTTTTCTGGTGTTGTCAAGTGCAACAGAAGATCTGGTGGTGATAACTCAGTGTAAGAACCAATGCAAACATGATCTCCACAACATGAAAGAATGTGAAGATAGGTGCCAcaaaaagatgatgatgatgatggaccAACGATGGCCACAGAGAAGAGGTTTTGATGGCGTTGACGATGAAGCTCTGCAGACAAAATGCAACAGGAAATGCACTTCTTCTTACACACCCCGTAAAAGATGCATATCTCAATGCTTCAGGTCCATGGTTGGGAAGAAGATCATGGACAACGAGGTAATCTGCGAGTCATCGTGCACCATCCTTCAAGAGAAACCGCTCATTGTAAGATGCACCAGGGTTTGCCAGGAGAGTACTCCCGGAGCTGTTGGCTTAGTTCTACTTGAGAAAGAGAATCTCTAG
- the LOC103862746 gene encoding methyl-CpG-binding domain-containing protein 4, with the protein MEEEELGKAATPRAKKDVAPGRVVDTYAAQCDACHKWRVIDSQEEYEDIRSRVLEDPFTCDKKKQVSCEDPADLDYDSSRTWVIDKPGIPKTPKGFKRSLVLRKDYSKMDTYYITPAGKKLRSRNEVASFIETNPEFKDAPLGDFAFTVPKVMEDTCPPDAKLASPIPTTDDVSEKSIKPKPFKG; encoded by the exons ATGGAGGAGGAAGAGCTCGGTAAAGCAGCGACACCAAGAGCCAAG AAAGACGTTGCTCCAGGGAGGGTTGTTGATACCTATGCGGCACAATGCGATGCCTGTCACAAGTGGAGAGTGATTGATAGCCAGGAGGAGTACGAGGACATCAGGAGTAGAGTGCTGGAGGACCCTTTTACCTGCGACAAGAAGAAACAAGTCTCTTGTGAAGACCCTGCTGATCTTGACTATGATTCCTCTCGAACCTGGGTCATCGACAAGCCTGGTATCCCCAAAACTCCCAAAGGTTTCAAGAGGAGCCTTGTCCTCAGAAAAGACTACTCCAAGATGGATACTTACTACATTACTCCAGCTGGTAAGAAGCTCAGGAGTCGCAATGAAGTCGCATCCTTCATCGAAACCAATCCAGAGTTCAAGGATGCGCCGCTTGGAGACTTCGCTTTCACTGTCCCAAAGGTCATGGAAGACACTTGTCCTCCTGATGCTAAGCTTGCCTCTCCTATTCCTACCACTGATGATGTTTCAGAGAAGAGCATCAAACCCAAGCCATTCAAAGGATAG
- the LOC103862744 gene encoding uncharacterized protein LOC103862744: MVITASSSTILIGEEGVEIHRPSEESTPTHSHRRRWSTPIESGVESLDERLTFRSLTDHDGVEQRGADDFYLGGEISAWGPFGPPLLKESRPVAPPQMPLPKRTEAVVELRRGRSVTRKRDLPPYLTTLDCNGRPRFHHRRVRSEGRLEIASVAVSIPEIVSVRGREGLRIGTVRISQEED, translated from the coding sequence ATGGTAATCACGGCGTCATCCTCTACGATTCTCATCGGAGAAGAAGGCGTAGAGATCCACCGGCCATCAGAGGAGAGTACACCAACACACTCTCATCGACGGCGGTGGAGCACTCCGATTGAATCCGGCGTCGAATCTCTCGATGAGAGGCTCACCTTCAGATCTCTGACGGATCACGACGGAGTGGAACAGAGAGGTGCTGACGATTTCTATCTAGGGGGAGAAATATCGGCGTGGGGACCGTTTGGACCGCCGTTACTGAAGGAGTCGAGGCCGGTTGCGCCGCCGCAGATGCCGCTTCCGAAGAGGACGGAAGCGGTTGTAGAATTGAGGAGAGGGAGAAGCGTGACGAGGAAGCGAGATCTGCCGCCATATCTGACGACGCTGGATTGTAACGGACGGCCGAGATTTCATCACAGGAGGGTGAGAAGCGAAGGACGGTTAGAGATTGCCAGCGTGGCAGTGAGTATACCGGAGATCGTTAGCGTACGTGGAAGAGAAGGACTCAGAATCGGAACCGTGAGAATCAGTCAAGAAGAAGATTAA
- the LOC103862743 gene encoding gibberellin receptor GID1B gives MTMAGGNEVNLNECKRIVPLNTWVLISNFKLSYTLLRRPDGSFNRHLAEFLDRKVPSNSFPLDGVFSFDHLDSTTNLLTRIYLPAPLDPSRHGTVDLTEPLSTTEIVPVLIFFHGGSFTHSSANSAIYDTFCRRLVTICGVVVVSVDYRRSPEHRYPCAYDDGWNALKWVKSRIWLRSGKDSSVYVYLAGDSSGGNIAHNVAVRATNEGVKVLGNILLHPMFGGVERTQSEKRLDGKYFVTVQDRDWYWRAYLPEGEDRDHPACNPFGPRGQSLEGVNFPKSLVVVAGLDLVQDWQLAYVDGLKKTGHDVNLLYLKQATIGFYFLPNNDHFHCLMDELKKFVHSIEECSQSKSSPILLSL, from the exons ATGACTATGGCTGGTGGGAACGAAGTCAACCTAAACGAATGCAAG AGAATAGTCCCACTCAACACATGGGTCCTCATTTCCAACTTCAAGCTCTCTTACACTCTCCTCCGCCGTCCCGACGGCTCCTTCAACCGTCACCTCGCCGAGTTTCTCGACCGCAAAGTTCCCTCCAACTCTTTCCCCCTCGACGGTGTCTTCTCCTTCGACCACCTCGACTCCACCACCAACCTTCTCACCAGAATCTACCTCCCAGCTCCCCTCGACCCCTCCCGTCACGGCACCGTCGACTTGACGGAGCCTCTCAGCACGACGGAGATCGTCCCCGTTCTCATCTTCTTCCACGGTGGTAGCTTCACTCATTCCTCCGCCAACAGCGCCATCTACGACACTTTCTGCCGACGGTTAGTGACTATTTGCGGCGTTGTTGTCGTCTCTGTTGACTACCGGAGATCGCCGGAGCATCGTTACCCTTGCGCTTACGACGATGGGTGGAATGCTCTCAAATGGGTCAAGTCCAGAATCTGGCTTCGGAGTGGTAAAGACTCAAGTGTTTACGTTTACTTGGCTGGTGATAGCTCTGGTGGCAACATTGCTCATAACGTTGCCGTGAGAGCTACCAACGAAGGTGTTAAAGTTCTTGGGAACATTCTTCTTCATCCTATGTTCGGTGGAGTGGAGAGGACTCAGTCTGAGAAGAGACTTGACGGCAAATACTTTGTCACTGTTCAAGACCGAGATTGGTATTGGAGGGCTTATCTACCTGAAGGTGAAGATAGAGATCATCCTGCTTGTAATCCCTTTGGCCCTCGTGGTCAAAGCCTTGAAGGTGTCAACTTCCCCAAGAGTCTTGTCGTTGTTGCTGGTTTGGATCTTGTTCAGGATTGGCAGCTGGCTTATGTCGATGGTCTCAAGAAGACTGGTCACGATGTTAACCTTTTGTATTTGAAGCAGGCGACCATTGGGTTTTATTTCTTGCCTAACAATGATCACTTTCATTGTCTTATGGACGAGTTAAAAAAGTTTGTGCACTCCATAGAAGAGTGTAGCCAAAGCAAGTCAAGTCCTATTCTTCTGAGTCTATAA
- the LOC103862741 gene encoding NPL4-like protein 1, protein MMMLRVRSRDGLERVSVDGSDTTVSQLKTLIQDQLQIPIQNQTLSTDRNLLLAKSPEESLAFTDMTDPNLPISSLSLSHGSILYLAYEGERTIRGGPAVTPAGSFGRKMTVDDLIARQMRVSRQEKSHCDSVSFDRDCANAFQHYVNESLAFAVKRGGFMYGSVSEGGEVEVNFVYEPPQQGMEDNLILMRDAEEEKRVDAIALGLGMRRVGFIFSQTVTQDKKEYTLSNVEVLLAAQLHAESELKEWVTAVVKLEINEDGGADVHFEAFQMSDMCVRLFREGWFVTEIGPEDDPKLSKLKKEVVVGVKDLKQVDNDFFLVVVKILDHQGPLTCTFPIENRNVETTMRALKTHMDRARSLPFVKRISDFHLLLFVARFLDVGSDVPALAECVRLQSNVPEGYELLIDSMANTC, encoded by the exons ATGATGATGCTGAGAGTCCGAAGCAGAGATGGATTGGAGCGAGTGAGCGTGGATGGATCTGACACGACAGTCTCCCAACTCAAAACCCTGATCCAAGATCAGCTCCAGATCCCAATCCAGAACCAGACCTTATCCACCGATCGCAACCTCCTCCTCGCCAAGTCTCCCGAAGAGTCCCTCGCCTTCACCGACATGACCGACCCCAACCTCCCTATCTCCTCTCTCAGTCTCTCCCACGGATCTATCCTCTACCTCGCCTACGAAGGCGAGCGCACCATCCGCGGCGGCCCCGCCGTTACTCCCGCCGGCTCCTTCGGGCGGAAGATGACCGTCGACGACCTAATCGCGCGCCAGATGCGCGTCTCCCGCCAGGAGAAGTCCCACTGCGACTCCGTCTCCTTCGATCGCGACTGCGCGAACGCGTTTCAGCACTACGTCAACGAGTCGCTCGCCTTCGCGGTCAAGCGCGGCGGGTTCATGTACGGGAGCGTCTCGGAGGGGGGCGAGGTCGAGGTGAATTTCGTCTACGAGCCGCCGCAGCAAGGGATGGAGGACAATCTGATCCTCATGAGGGACGCGGAGGAGGAGAAGCGTGTGGATGCGATCGCTCTAGGGTTGGGGATGAGGAGAGTCGGGTTTATATTCAGCCAGACCGTTACGCAGGACAAGAAGGAGTACACTCTGTCCAACGTGGAGGTGTTGCTTGCCGCGCAGCTTCACGCGGAGAGCGAGTTGAAGGAGTGGGTCACGGCGGTTGTGAAGCTTGAGATTAACGAAGATGGTGGTGCCGATGTTCATTTTGAGGCGTTTCAGATGAGTGACATGTGTGTGAggctgttcagggaagggtggTTTGTGACGGAGATTGGGCCTGAGGATGATCCCAAGCTCTCTAAGTTGAAGAAAGAGGTGGTTGTTGGTGTCAAGGATCTTAAACAAGTTGATAATGATTTCTTCCTTGTTGTCGTCAAGATCTTGGATCATCAG GGACCGTTGACGTGTACCTTCCCGATAGAGAACCGGAACGTTGAGACAACAATGCGGGCTTTGAAAACCCATATGGATCGTGCAAGGAGCCTCCCGTTCGTGAAGAGGATCTCTGATTTTCATCTGCTTCTCTTTGTGGCTCGGTTCCTAGACGTTGGTTCAGATGTTCCTGCATTAGCTGAGTGCGTGCGTCTTCAGTCTAATGTCCCCGAGGGCTATGAGTTGCTCATCGACTCGATGGCCAATACTTGTTAA